TCTGAAGACCTCCTTCTCATGATTAGTTTCCGATCTTCGAATAGACGACCAACTGCGAGATTCTCATCTATAATAACTCCTTTTCCCTATTCGATTTCTTATCTCTTTCTACCTTCCAACGTCTTCTTCATACGCTACTTCAATTGCTCCAGATTCCGTCTCAAAATCTGACCTTTTCCGCTTGAAGCCAGACCCCAAAGTCTCGTCCTTTTCGAATTAGGTTATCTTGAAAAACTCTGTTCTTGGAGATTAAGGAAATGGCTGATCGAAACTGGGTGGTTTCGTTCGAGGATATTCCTTCTCATTTGATCTTGGAGGTGTTGACCTCTGGGCGGCTTAGTGCGGTTGATCTACTTAGCTTGGAATTGACCTCTAAGGTTTTCGGAGGCAGCCATGGTTTCTACCCTTTGAAATACAGATCACTAGCTGATTACGCGGCGTCTCTGCTTTGCTCTGTGCATCCTGTCTATGTTGGAATGGGTTTGATTACACAGAAAGAGCTCTTTGCCAATTGTGAGGGAAACTGGAAGCGGCTTTTGAGTTTCTTACAGTCAGTTGAGCAATCCTCAGATATGGTTGAAACCTCTCAAGGCAAAGTATGATTTCATTTGCTTTTTTGGTCTTTGCTTCTATCGGTGAATATTTCATTTTACATAGACAGTAGTGTTACTTAGCTTGGTATGAAGAACATCTCTTTAAGTGTTAGGAATATAGCTCAAAATGGTATGTTGATTCTTGGTTAATTTGGTTTAAGTCTCAAATGTATTTCGTTCATTCTCTCTGCAGATGCAAATTGCAACTGGAAAGTATCACACTTTGCTAATCAACAACTCGAAGGTTTATTCTTGTGGTGTAAGTTTGTCTGGTGTTCTTGCTCATGGCCCTGAAACTACTCAATGCGTAGCATTTACGCCTATAGAGTTTCCTTTCCCTGCTCAAGTGGCTCAAGTCTCAGCTACACAGAACCATTCTGCTTTCGTATTGCAATCTGGAGAGGTTGGTAGCTTCTCTTTCACTTAACCTATTGTATGAGTATATTGTCGCTTGCCATAGTCACTTGCCAACAAATCTATTTGAAATCTGACACAGGTTCTCACATGTGGGGATAATTCATCGCATTGCTGTGGTCATTTAGATACTAGCCGTCCAATATTTAGGCCTAAGCTTGTTGAGGCTTTGAAAGGGACTCCTTGTAAGCAGGTAAAACTGATACCAACCCTATCTAAGATGAATTGATTTTCTAAATTGAGTTTATCGAACACTGACAAACTCATCTTCTATACCAGGTGGCTGCTGGGCTTCACTTCACTGTGTTTCTATCAAGGGAAGGGCGTGTGTATACTTGTGGATCAAATACACATGGGCAGCTTGGTCATGGCGATACCGTGGACAGACCAGTTCCCAAAGTTGTTGAGTTTCTTAAAAGCATTGGCCCTGTGGTGCAAATCGCAGCTGGACCCAGCTATGTTTTAGCTGTAACAGAGGATGGCTCAGTTTACTCGTTTGGCTCTGGTTCTAATTTCTGCCTTGGTCATGGAGAGCAACAGGACGAGCTCCAGCCGCGTGTTATTCAGGCTTTTAAAAGAAAAGGCATTCATATAATCCGTGTCTCTGCAGGCGATGAACACGCTGTGGCACTTGATTCCAATGGCCGTGTAAGTTCTTTGTTTATCATCTTATTTTGTCTCTATTTGGTCtcagaaatcagaagaaatctTGTTCTGATTAATCTTTCTGAAACTTAGGTCTACACATGGGGTAAAGGTTACTGCGGTGCTCTAGGCCATGGAGATGAAAACGACAAGATCACTCCTCAAGTTTTGGTCAATCTCAAGAATTGTCTTGCTGTCCAGGTCAGATTCTTCTCCCATCTGTTCCATCTCAGTTAATGAGATAATGATCCCTTTACACCTTGTTCCTGTATTCTCTAAG
The Camelina sativa cultivar DH55 chromosome 15, Cs, whole genome shotgun sequence DNA segment above includes these coding regions:
- the LOC104745849 gene encoding ultraviolet-B receptor UVR8; amino-acid sequence: MADRNWVVSFEDIPSHLILEVLTSGRLSAVDLLSLELTSKVFGGSHGFYPLKYRSLADYAASLLCSVHPVYVGMGLITQKELFANCEGNWKRLLSFLQSVEQSSDMVETSQGKMQIATGKYHTLLINNSKVYSCGVSLSGVLAHGPETTQCVAFTPIEFPFPAQVAQVSATQNHSAFVLQSGEVLTCGDNSSHCCGHLDTSRPIFRPKLVEALKGTPCKQVAAGLHFTVFLSREGRVYTCGSNTHGQLGHGDTVDRPVPKVVEFLKSIGPVVQIAAGPSYVLAVTEDGSVYSFGSGSNFCLGHGEQQDELQPRVIQAFKRKGIHIIRVSAGDEHAVALDSNGRVYTWGKGYCGALGHGDENDKITPQVLVNLKNCLAVQVCARKRKTFVLVEGGLLYGFGWMGFGSLGFPDRRLSDKVLKPRVLECLKPHRVSQVSTGLYHTIVVTQRGRLFGFGDNERAQLGHDSLRGCLEPTEIFLHCGRSRSRLC